A stretch of Cupriavidus necator DNA encodes these proteins:
- a CDS encoding CaiB/BaiF CoA transferase family protein, translated as MLSGVKVVEICGIGPGPFCAMHLADLGADVIAVERAAPANDAALSTEGYVLNRGKRSVVADLKTAEGRELVLALIQDADALIEGMRPGVMERLGLGPDVCLQRNPRLVYGRMTGWGQSGPMVQAAGHDNNYISLSGALYYHGTPAEPPSSAITVVGDVGGGALYLAVGLLSGILNARATGKGTVVDASIVDGSAHMLQLLLSTRRKGFITGERGNNIHDASHFYSTYRCADGKFVTLGSIEPQFYALLLEKLGLTEDPRFARQWDRERWPELHRHFEELFATRTRAQWCALLENTDVCFGPVLSPEEAAGHPHLAARGVYFEAEGHLQAAPAPRFDGKAMAAGAIPRRGQHTGEIMAATNASHPSGIWKTG; from the coding sequence ATGCTTTCCGGTGTAAAAGTTGTCGAGATTTGCGGGATCGGTCCAGGCCCGTTCTGCGCGATGCACCTCGCCGATCTCGGCGCCGATGTGATTGCCGTGGAACGCGCGGCACCGGCCAACGATGCGGCGCTATCCACCGAAGGCTACGTGCTGAACCGGGGCAAGCGCTCGGTGGTTGCCGACCTGAAAACGGCCGAAGGGCGTGAGCTGGTGCTGGCACTGATCCAGGATGCCGACGCGCTGATCGAAGGCATGCGCCCCGGCGTCATGGAGCGCCTGGGGCTGGGCCCGGATGTCTGCCTGCAACGCAATCCCCGCCTGGTCTACGGGCGCATGACAGGATGGGGGCAGAGCGGCCCGATGGTGCAGGCCGCGGGGCATGACAACAACTACATCTCGCTTTCCGGCGCGCTGTACTACCACGGCACGCCTGCAGAGCCGCCGTCGTCGGCCATTACCGTGGTGGGCGACGTCGGCGGTGGCGCGCTTTACCTGGCGGTGGGCCTGCTGTCAGGCATCCTCAACGCCCGCGCCACCGGAAAGGGAACCGTGGTGGATGCATCCATCGTGGATGGCTCGGCCCATATGCTGCAGCTGTTGCTGTCCACGCGCCGCAAGGGCTTCATCACCGGCGAGCGCGGCAACAATATCCACGATGCCTCTCATTTCTATTCGACCTACCGCTGCGCGGACGGGAAGTTCGTCACGCTCGGCTCGATCGAGCCGCAGTTCTACGCGCTGCTGCTGGAAAAGCTGGGCCTGACCGAGGATCCGCGCTTCGCCCGGCAATGGGACCGCGAGCGTTGGCCGGAGCTGCATCGGCACTTCGAAGAACTCTTTGCCACCAGGACTCGCGCGCAATGGTGCGCTCTGCTGGAAAACACCGACGTCTGTTTCGGCCCGGTGCTGAGCCCGGAAGAGGCCGCCGGGCATCCGCACCTTGCCGCGCGGGGCGTCTACTTCGAAGCGGAGGGCCATCTGCAGGCTGCCCCCGCGCCGCGCTTCGATGGCAAGGCCATGGCGGCGGGCGCGATTCCACGGCGCGGCCAGCACACTGGCGAGATTATGGCCGCAACAAACGCCAGCCACCCCAGCGGCATCTGGAAGACCGGCTGA
- a CDS encoding IclR family transcriptional regulator C-terminal domain-containing protein, whose product MTTTDNDGFVRSFARGLAVIHALGRSGTHTVASITASTGLPRTVVRRILLTLCELGYAAESETRGFRLTPKILTLGMTYLTSLPFWGHAQRALETLWTQVTESCGMCVFDGHDAVYVLRIPSLKIRSLGLGVGSHVPAFATAPGRAVLGFQTTEFLSQFLDEASLRAYTDRTVHDKAALLEAFAAVRRDGYAWVDGEFDQHIAGLAVPVRDEHHNVVASISVNLPSGEVTREEAVKRFLPPLRAAAEQLTGLAPAFLNPVVVPTQREAAVSMQA is encoded by the coding sequence ATGACTACTACCGACAACGATGGCTTCGTACGCTCTTTTGCCCGCGGACTGGCCGTTATCCACGCGCTCGGGCGCAGCGGCACGCACACCGTTGCCAGCATCACGGCATCCACTGGCCTGCCGCGGACCGTGGTGCGGCGGATCCTGCTCACGCTGTGCGAGCTGGGCTATGCGGCGGAATCCGAAACGCGGGGTTTTCGCCTGACCCCGAAGATCCTTACCCTCGGCATGACCTACCTGACCTCGCTGCCCTTCTGGGGGCACGCGCAACGCGCGCTGGAAACCCTGTGGACGCAGGTCACCGAGTCGTGCGGCATGTGTGTGTTCGACGGGCACGATGCGGTATATGTCCTGCGCATTCCGTCGCTGAAGATCCGCTCACTGGGGCTTGGCGTGGGCAGCCATGTGCCGGCCTTCGCCACAGCACCAGGCCGGGCGGTGCTGGGCTTCCAGACCACGGAATTTCTCTCGCAGTTTCTCGACGAGGCCTCCCTGCGCGCCTACACGGACCGCACCGTGCACGACAAGGCAGCATTGCTTGAAGCGTTCGCTGCCGTGCGCCGCGATGGCTATGCGTGGGTGGATGGAGAATTCGACCAGCACATCGCAGGCCTCGCCGTACCGGTACGCGACGAACACCACAACGTGGTGGCATCGATCAGCGTCAACCTGCCCTCGGGCGAAGTCACGAGGGAGGAAGCGGTGAAGCGCTTCCTGCCGCCCTTGCGAGCGGCCGCGGAACAGTTGACTGGCCTGGCGCCGGCATTCCTGAACCCGGTCGTGGTGCCCACGCAGCGTGAAGCAGCGGTCAGCATGCAAGCTTGA
- a CDS encoding Zn-ribbon domain-containing OB-fold protein, which produces MSEAQRPLPRPTEITEGYWHAAAQGRLVVQGCRACGHRQFYPRTLCLACESDQVDWTEVCGFGSIYTFTINHRAPNAFMKARLPYAVAIVELDEGVRMMANILNASPEAIAIGKRVRVVFEKASDDVSLPQFELID; this is translated from the coding sequence ATGAGCGAAGCACAACGTCCCCTGCCGCGTCCCACCGAGATCACCGAAGGCTACTGGCATGCGGCGGCGCAGGGCCGGCTGGTGGTGCAAGGCTGCCGCGCCTGTGGCCACCGCCAGTTCTATCCGCGCACGCTGTGCCTTGCGTGCGAATCGGACCAGGTCGACTGGACGGAGGTCTGCGGCTTTGGCTCGATCTATACCTTCACCATCAACCATCGCGCACCCAATGCCTTCATGAAGGCGCGGCTGCCGTACGCCGTTGCCATCGTCGAACTTGACGAAGGTGTGCGCATGATGGCGAACATCCTCAACGCATCGCCCGAGGCCATTGCTATCGGCAAGCGCGTGCGAGTGGTGTTCGAGAAGGCGAGTGACGACGTGAGCCTGCCGCAGTTCGAATTGATCGACTGA
- a CDS encoding Bug family tripartite tricarboxylate transporter substrate binding protein: MKRRFLCQALACLAVVSTSGLAFASPSPETFQAKRPLRLIAPSSPGGILDLTSRLLGKTLSEQLGQPVVVENLPGAGGVIGMQAMLRAEPDGHTLVMGSLGPNAANYALHDKLPYKFEDFAPVAHVLTMPDVVVVNPKLPVKTIAELAAYARTRPNGLSMAVSTSGSSGHLAGDLLKQRAGITAVDVIYRGASPALTDLVAGQVDFMVDNLITALPLVRAGKLRALAVTTRQRAPELPDTPTMAESGYRDFDVSVWLGLFVSSRTPPAVVQALNVAVNKALADPALREKLAQQGGTAAGGSTRQFDSFVRAEKARWEQVIKDGNIKPE; the protein is encoded by the coding sequence ATGAAGCGGCGTTTTCTTTGCCAGGCGCTAGCCTGCCTCGCTGTCGTGTCCACCTCGGGCCTTGCATTCGCCAGCCCGTCCCCCGAGACCTTCCAGGCCAAGCGTCCTTTGCGCCTGATCGCGCCAAGTTCGCCCGGCGGCATCCTTGACCTGACCAGCCGCCTGCTCGGCAAGACGCTGTCTGAGCAGCTGGGGCAGCCCGTCGTCGTGGAGAACCTGCCTGGCGCGGGCGGCGTGATCGGGATGCAGGCCATGCTGCGCGCGGAACCGGACGGCCACACGCTGGTGATGGGCAGCCTTGGCCCCAATGCGGCCAACTACGCATTGCACGACAAGCTGCCTTACAAGTTCGAGGACTTTGCACCGGTGGCGCATGTGCTGACGATGCCGGACGTCGTGGTGGTCAACCCGAAACTGCCGGTCAAGACCATTGCCGAGCTGGCGGCCTATGCCAGGACGCGCCCCAACGGCTTGTCCATGGCGGTGTCGACGAGCGGTTCTTCCGGCCATCTCGCCGGGGACCTGCTGAAGCAGCGCGCCGGCATTACCGCCGTCGACGTGATCTATCGGGGCGCATCGCCGGCGCTGACCGACCTGGTGGCGGGGCAAGTCGATTTCATGGTGGACAACCTCATCACCGCATTGCCGCTGGTGCGAGCCGGCAAGCTGCGCGCGCTTGCGGTCACGACAAGGCAGCGTGCCCCGGAACTCCCGGATACGCCGACCATGGCCGAATCCGGTTACCGCGACTTCGACGTTTCGGTCTGGCTCGGCCTCTTTGTCTCGTCCAGAACGCCGCCCGCGGTGGTGCAGGCGTTGAATGTTGCCGTCAACAAGGCGCTGGCCGATCCTGCTCTGCGCGAGAAGCTGGCGCAGCAGGGCGGTACGGCCGCGGGCGGGTCGACGCGGCAGTTCGACAGCTTCGTGCGCGCCGAAAAAGCCCGCTGGGAGCAGGTCATCAAGGACGGCAACATCAAGCCCGAGTAA
- a CDS encoding tripartite tricarboxylate transporter substrate binding protein, translated as MPIITVPRRRAALAALACIAALPAWSHAADDSAYPQKPIRLVVPFPAGGGSDTVARLLGRELTAMWGQTVVVENRPGGSGAIGTGAVAKAAPDGYTLLLGATPLVQLQGAYKSLPYDTFRDFAPLARLALSSDVFAAPVSTRVASVSELLSAARATPGKISYGSYGNGTSSHMHGELLRMQGDVDLTHVAYKGGSPLIQDLLGGQVSSGFVDVASGKAALNSPKIKVLAVTGERRLALLPEVPTFTELGYRDFEPNGWYGLFVPAATPKAVTDKLSAAVLAILAKPAMQTAIREQGLEPGTLEPEAFLKLMRRDAEIWGRIAANARITLD; from the coding sequence ATGCCCATCATCACTGTGCCGCGGCGGCGTGCTGCCCTGGCCGCGCTGGCGTGCATCGCCGCACTGCCGGCCTGGTCGCACGCCGCGGACGATTCTGCCTATCCGCAAAAGCCCATCCGGCTGGTCGTGCCATTCCCGGCCGGAGGCGGATCCGACACCGTGGCCCGCTTGCTCGGCCGCGAGCTGACGGCGATGTGGGGCCAGACGGTGGTGGTCGAGAACAGGCCCGGTGGCAGCGGCGCGATTGGCACAGGCGCGGTCGCGAAGGCTGCACCGGACGGCTATACGCTGCTGTTGGGCGCAACGCCGCTGGTGCAGTTGCAGGGCGCCTACAAGTCACTGCCCTATGACACCTTCCGCGACTTCGCGCCGCTGGCGCGCCTGGCGCTCTCGTCGGACGTATTTGCCGCTCCGGTATCCACCCGCGTTGCCAGCGTGAGCGAGCTGCTGTCCGCGGCCCGGGCCACGCCTGGCAAGATCAGCTACGGCTCCTACGGCAACGGCACCTCCTCCCACATGCACGGGGAATTGCTGCGGATGCAGGGGGACGTCGACCTGACCCACGTGGCCTACAAGGGCGGCTCGCCACTGATCCAGGACTTGCTGGGTGGGCAGGTGAGTTCCGGGTTTGTGGATGTGGCCAGCGGCAAGGCCGCGCTCAACTCCCCGAAGATCAAGGTACTGGCCGTCACGGGCGAGCGCCGGCTGGCGCTGCTGCCGGAGGTGCCGACCTTTACCGAACTGGGCTACCGTGATTTCGAGCCAAACGGCTGGTATGGCCTGTTCGTGCCGGCGGCGACGCCGAAGGCGGTGACGGACAAGCTATCCGCGGCGGTGCTGGCAATCCTGGCCAAGCCGGCCATGCAAACGGCGATTCGTGAGCAAGGCCTGGAGCCGGGAACGCTGGAGCCCGAGGCATTCCTGAAGCTGATGCGGCGCGACGCCGAGATCTGGGGACGGATCGCGGCCAACGCGCGCATCACGCTTGACTGA
- a CDS encoding SDR family NAD(P)-dependent oxidoreductase, protein MQNNFKDKVILVTGAGNGIGRAIAMLLGAQGARVVVNDLGSSGSGEGSDAGPAQKVVDEIRAAGGKAVANTDSVATAESAQAIVDTAIREFGRIDGVINNAGILRDRIFHKMSTAEWQAVLDVHLNGAYFVSRAAAPYFKEQQGGTYVHMTSTTGLVGNFGQANYAAAKLGIVALSKSIALDMARFNVRSNCIAPFAWSRLIGTLPSETEAEKKRLERMQAMKPEQVAPVAAFLSGDDSADVNGQVLAVRGNELIVMSQPRPVASVHRAEGWTLETLAEHAVPAVKRAFTPLERSPEVFSWDPI, encoded by the coding sequence ATGCAAAACAATTTCAAGGACAAGGTCATCCTCGTCACCGGAGCCGGCAATGGCATCGGCCGTGCCATTGCCATGCTGCTCGGCGCGCAGGGCGCCAGGGTGGTCGTCAACGACCTGGGCTCCAGCGGCAGCGGCGAGGGCAGTGATGCCGGACCAGCCCAGAAGGTGGTTGACGAGATCCGCGCAGCCGGCGGGAAGGCTGTGGCGAACACCGATTCGGTCGCGACTGCGGAGAGCGCGCAGGCCATTGTCGATACCGCCATCCGCGAGTTCGGCCGCATCGATGGCGTGATCAACAACGCCGGCATCCTGCGCGACCGCATCTTCCACAAGATGAGCACCGCTGAATGGCAGGCGGTACTGGATGTGCACCTGAACGGCGCTTACTTTGTCAGCCGTGCCGCGGCGCCTTATTTCAAGGAACAGCAAGGCGGCACCTACGTCCACATGACCTCCACCACCGGCCTGGTCGGCAATTTCGGGCAGGCCAATTACGCCGCCGCCAAGCTTGGCATCGTGGCGCTGTCGAAATCCATCGCGCTGGACATGGCCCGCTTCAATGTCCGTTCCAACTGTATTGCCCCGTTCGCATGGAGCCGCCTGATCGGCACGCTGCCCAGCGAAACCGAGGCCGAGAAGAAGCGCCTTGAGCGGATGCAGGCGATGAAGCCGGAGCAGGTTGCCCCGGTTGCCGCGTTCCTGTCTGGCGATGATTCGGCGGACGTCAATGGCCAGGTGCTGGCCGTGCGCGGCAATGAGCTGATCGTCATGAGCCAGCCGCGCCCGGTGGCGTCGGTGCATCGCGCCGAAGGCTGGACGCTGGAGACGCTGGCGGAGCATGCCGTGCCGGCGGTGAAGCGCGCTTTCACGCCGCTGGAGCGCTCGCCCGAGGTGTTTTCCTGGGACCCGATCTGA
- a CDS encoding acyl-CoA synthetase → MSVIEQFARATPDRVAYRMVPSGQAVTWAELEQRSRQCAAALLAAGLREGDGIAVLLENHVRYFEILWAAHRIGLYYTTISRHLKADEVEYIVQDCGARVLFCSAQTLGDLAPGALASLRVTRVLLDGSEPGYSNYEAWLEQMPADVTLPRTVEGTDFSYSSGTTGRPKGIKRPLQGANAFFRTGDDARLGWKSLDRDTVYLSTAPFYHTAPVRWNMATMRAGGTSVMMEKFEPLAALDAIARYGVTHSQWVPTMFVRLLRLTAAERERFDLSTMRYAIHAAAPCPISVKQQMIDWWGPILYEFYSGTELVGRTSLDSVEWLAHKGSVGRPEFGQVHIVGDDGNEVPQGQTGVVYFSGGGTFAYHNDPEKTRQVYNDRGWATYGDVGYVDADGFLYLTDRLANTIVSGGVNIYPQESENVLMSHPAVFDVAVVGVPNTEFGEEVKAVVQLHEPERASPVLAEELIALCRSRISPIKCPRSVDFVAALPRTETGKLLKRAVKASYWPTENRIAH, encoded by the coding sequence ATGTCCGTGATCGAGCAATTCGCCCGTGCCACGCCCGACCGGGTTGCCTACCGCATGGTGCCGTCCGGCCAGGCGGTGACGTGGGCCGAACTGGAGCAGCGTTCGCGACAGTGCGCTGCCGCACTGCTGGCTGCCGGTCTGCGCGAGGGCGACGGCATTGCCGTGCTGCTGGAGAACCATGTCCGCTATTTCGAGATCCTTTGGGCCGCGCACCGGATCGGCTTGTACTACACCACGATCAGCCGTCACCTGAAAGCCGACGAGGTGGAGTACATCGTGCAGGACTGTGGCGCCCGGGTACTGTTCTGCTCGGCGCAGACCCTTGGCGACCTTGCGCCCGGCGCCCTGGCATCGCTTCGGGTCACGCGGGTGCTTCTGGATGGGAGCGAGCCGGGCTACAGCAACTATGAAGCGTGGCTGGAGCAGATGCCGGCCGATGTCACGTTGCCGCGCACGGTGGAGGGAACTGACTTCTCATATTCTTCCGGCACCACGGGCAGGCCCAAGGGCATCAAGCGTCCACTGCAAGGCGCCAACGCTTTTTTCCGCACCGGTGATGACGCTCGCCTGGGCTGGAAGTCGCTGGACCGCGATACGGTCTACCTGTCGACCGCGCCGTTCTATCACACTGCCCCGGTGCGCTGGAACATGGCCACGATGCGCGCCGGAGGCACCTCGGTCATGATGGAAAAGTTCGAGCCGCTGGCGGCGCTGGATGCGATCGCGCGCTACGGCGTGACCCATAGCCAGTGGGTGCCGACCATGTTCGTGCGCTTGCTGCGGCTGACTGCGGCGGAGCGCGAGCGCTTCGACCTGTCCACCATGCGCTATGCGATCCACGCCGCCGCGCCGTGTCCGATCTCAGTCAAGCAGCAGATGATCGACTGGTGGGGGCCGATCCTCTATGAGTTCTACAGCGGCACCGAACTGGTCGGGCGCACCTCGCTGGACTCCGTGGAATGGCTCGCGCACAAGGGGTCGGTCGGACGGCCCGAGTTCGGGCAGGTACACATCGTCGGCGACGATGGCAATGAAGTGCCGCAGGGCCAGACCGGCGTGGTCTACTTCTCCGGCGGCGGGACCTTTGCTTACCACAATGATCCGGAGAAAACCCGGCAGGTCTATAACGACCGTGGGTGGGCCACCTATGGGGACGTCGGCTACGTCGATGCCGACGGCTTCCTTTACCTCACGGACCGCCTTGCCAACACCATTGTCTCTGGCGGCGTCAATATCTATCCGCAGGAATCCGAGAACGTGCTGATGAGCCATCCGGCGGTCTTCGACGTGGCGGTGGTCGGCGTGCCGAATACCGAGTTCGGCGAGGAAGTGAAGGCGGTGGTCCAGTTGCACGAGCCTGAGCGGGCGTCGCCGGTCCTGGCCGAAGAACTGATCGCGCTTTGCCGCAGCAGGATCTCCCCGATCAAATGCCCGCGCTCGGTCGACTTCGTCGCGGCGCTGCCGCGCACCGAAACCGGCAAGCTGCTCAAGCGCGCCGTCAAGGCCAGCTACTGGCCAACCGAAAACCGAATCGCGCATTGA
- a CDS encoding acyl-CoA dehydrogenase family protein, whose translation MSRQEASYHAPRKMFAPEHEMYRDSVARFLADKVMPGHAEWEAAGLVPRDLWRDAGAHGLLCPGLPEAYGGAGGDFLHSAIVVEEIARALASGVTGFTTHSENVAPYLLEFGTEAQKREFLPRMASGDVVGSIAMTEPGAGSDLKAIRTSAVKVDGGYRLNGQKTFITNGYHADRVLVFAKTEPAAGARGISLFWVDTTSPGFSRGRLLDKIGQKAQDTAELFFEDVLVPDDMLVGERNAGFGYAMSGLVRERLLIALRCAVALEVALDWTIAHVKERRAFDKALIDNQFIRFRLAEIKTHACATRAFVDSCLEQYLAGTLTPDGAAMAKYWAGEATRAIDDLMQFFGGYGYMREYPIARAYTDVRPNRIYGGSAEIMREVIARAL comes from the coding sequence ATGTCCCGACAAGAAGCCAGCTACCACGCGCCGCGCAAGATGTTCGCGCCGGAGCACGAGATGTACCGCGACAGCGTCGCCCGTTTCCTGGCTGACAAGGTCATGCCCGGACACGCCGAATGGGAAGCCGCTGGCCTGGTTCCGCGCGATCTCTGGCGCGATGCCGGCGCCCACGGCCTGCTGTGCCCCGGCTTGCCCGAAGCCTACGGCGGTGCCGGCGGCGACTTCCTGCACAGCGCCATCGTGGTGGAAGAGATCGCCCGGGCCCTGGCCAGCGGCGTGACGGGGTTCACCACGCACTCGGAGAACGTCGCGCCGTACCTGCTGGAGTTCGGCACCGAGGCGCAGAAGCGTGAGTTCCTGCCGCGCATGGCCAGCGGCGATGTGGTTGGATCGATCGCGATGACCGAGCCGGGGGCGGGTAGCGACCTGAAGGCCATCCGCACCAGCGCTGTCAAGGTGGATGGTGGTTACCGGCTCAACGGCCAGAAGACCTTTATCACCAATGGCTACCACGCTGACCGCGTGCTGGTGTTCGCCAAGACAGAGCCGGCCGCCGGTGCGCGCGGCATCAGCCTGTTCTGGGTCGACACCACCAGCCCCGGGTTCAGCCGCGGCCGCCTGCTGGACAAGATCGGCCAGAAGGCCCAGGACACCGCTGAACTCTTCTTCGAGGACGTCCTCGTGCCGGACGACATGCTGGTCGGCGAGCGCAATGCCGGCTTCGGCTACGCCATGAGCGGGCTGGTGCGTGAGCGCCTGCTGATCGCCTTGCGTTGCGCCGTGGCGCTGGAGGTGGCGCTTGACTGGACCATCGCGCATGTCAAGGAACGCCGTGCCTTCGACAAGGCGCTGATCGACAACCAGTTCATCCGCTTCCGCCTGGCCGAAATCAAGACGCATGCGTGTGCCACGCGTGCCTTCGTCGACAGCTGCCTTGAACAATACCTGGCCGGCACGCTGACGCCCGATGGTGCCGCCATGGCCAAGTACTGGGCCGGCGAGGCCACGCGGGCCATCGATGACCTGATGCAGTTCTTTGGCGGCTACGGCTATATGCGCGAATACCCCATCGCCCGTGCCTACACCGACGTGCGTCCGAACCGGATCTACGGCGGTTCGGCCGAAATCATGCGCGAAGTCATCGCGCGCGCACTCTGA
- a CDS encoding acetyl-CoA acetyltransferase, giving the protein MTKNLSRSVAIVGAAESDLGKVPGKTALELQAQAARLALQGAGLSLRDVDAVFAHTDDRFATVQLAEYLGIQPRYVDSSNVGGMSNLMHIRHAMAAIAAGMCSVALVTYGSTQLSDGSRKSGAVAPDTPESPRGQFIAPYGQLSPIGYYAMVAQLHMHRYGTTSRDLAEVAVAARRWAQLNPKAYRREQTSIEEVMASPVIASPLRTRDCCLVTDGGGALIITSADRARDLKSKPVYVMGAAETFSHHYTPFSTADWLDTRVAETADEAFGMAGVTREDIDVVQIYDHFTIGVIQSLEELGFCKRGEGGAFVADGALGPGGRFPINTSGGGLSYGHPGMFGMFVLIEAVRQLRGECGERQLPDAELALCHAPGLVFSCNTTMILGV; this is encoded by the coding sequence ATGACCAAGAACCTCTCTCGCTCGGTCGCCATCGTGGGTGCCGCGGAATCCGACCTGGGCAAGGTGCCCGGCAAGACGGCACTGGAGTTGCAGGCGCAGGCCGCGCGGCTGGCGCTGCAGGGCGCGGGGCTGTCGCTGCGCGATGTGGATGCCGTGTTCGCGCATACCGATGACCGCTTTGCCACCGTGCAGCTGGCCGAATACCTCGGTATCCAGCCACGGTACGTCGACTCCAGCAACGTCGGCGGCATGTCCAACCTGATGCACATCCGCCATGCGATGGCGGCCATTGCCGCCGGCATGTGTTCGGTGGCGCTGGTGACCTATGGCAGTACGCAACTGTCCGACGGCTCGCGCAAGAGTGGCGCCGTCGCCCCGGATACGCCGGAGTCGCCGCGTGGCCAGTTCATCGCGCCTTATGGCCAGCTCAGCCCGATCGGCTACTACGCAATGGTTGCCCAGTTGCACATGCATCGCTACGGCACCACGTCCAGGGATCTCGCCGAGGTGGCAGTGGCGGCGCGGCGCTGGGCGCAGCTGAATCCGAAGGCATACCGGCGCGAGCAAACCAGCATCGAGGAGGTCATGGCGTCGCCTGTGATCGCGTCGCCGCTGCGTACGCGTGACTGCTGCCTCGTCACGGATGGCGGTGGCGCACTGATCATCACCTCCGCCGATCGTGCCCGAGACCTGAAGTCGAAGCCGGTCTATGTGATGGGCGCAGCCGAGACCTTCTCGCACCACTACACCCCGTTCAGCACGGCGGACTGGCTGGATACGCGCGTCGCCGAGACGGCGGACGAAGCGTTCGGCATGGCTGGCGTCACCCGCGAAGACATCGACGTGGTGCAGATCTATGACCACTTCACCATCGGCGTCATCCAGTCGCTGGAAGAACTGGGCTTTTGCAAGCGAGGCGAGGGCGGTGCCTTCGTCGCCGATGGCGCCCTGGGCCCGGGTGGCCGCTTCCCCATCAATACCTCCGGCGGCGGCCTTTCCTACGGCCACCCTGGCATGTTCGGCATGTTCGTGCTGATCGAGGCCGTGCGCCAGTTGCGCGGGGAGTGCGGCGAGCGGCAATTGCCCGATGCCGAACTGGCGCTGTGCCATGCGCCCGGACTGGTCTTCTCCTGCAACACCACCATGATCCTCGGAGTCTGA
- a CDS encoding MaoC/PaaZ C-terminal domain-containing protein yields MAIDYHRLRSWAFFDQVSSYAANDNIRYALSLGFGTDPMDEADLPFVFEEGLSVVPTFLATVGAPGAWASDPGTGIDWMQILHGEHRMRFFSVPAASGAVRSQTRVSRVVDKGAGKGALVVTERRIEDQASGELLATVEHVSFCRADGGFACAATPGDAPLEPLPAVPERAPDMIMSMPTQPSAALLYRLNGDRNPIHALPAAARQAGFERPILHGLCTYGMACRALLKQACGGDPSRLASLSVRFSSPFVPGETLRVEMWRGEGQVRFRALADERNVVVLSHGVADLHP; encoded by the coding sequence ATGGCCATCGACTATCACCGCCTGCGCTCGTGGGCGTTCTTTGACCAGGTTTCCAGCTATGCGGCGAATGACAACATTCGCTATGCGCTGAGCCTCGGCTTTGGCACCGATCCGATGGACGAGGCGGACTTGCCCTTTGTCTTTGAGGAAGGACTGAGCGTGGTGCCCACCTTCCTCGCCACCGTCGGCGCGCCAGGTGCATGGGCAAGCGACCCGGGTACGGGCATCGACTGGATGCAGATCCTGCACGGCGAGCACCGGATGCGCTTTTTTTCAGTGCCCGCGGCGTCTGGCGCGGTACGCAGCCAGACGCGCGTCAGCCGCGTGGTGGACAAGGGCGCCGGCAAGGGCGCGCTGGTGGTCACTGAGCGGCGCATCGAGGACCAGGCCAGCGGCGAGTTGCTGGCGACCGTCGAGCATGTGTCGTTCTGCCGGGCTGATGGTGGCTTTGCCTGCGCCGCCACGCCCGGCGATGCACCGCTCGAGCCATTGCCGGCGGTGCCGGAGCGCGCGCCTGACATGATCATGTCGATGCCGACCCAGCCTTCCGCGGCCTTGCTGTACCGCCTCAATGGCGATCGCAATCCCATCCACGCACTGCCCGCCGCCGCCCGGCAGGCCGGCTTCGAGCGGCCGATCCTGCATGGCCTTTGCACTTACGGCATGGCATGCCGGGCGCTGCTGAAGCAGGCTTGCGGTGGCGATCCGTCGCGCCTGGCCAGCCTTTCGGTGCGCTTTTCATCGCCATTCGTGCCTGGTGAAACGCTGCGCGTGGAGATGTGGCGCGGCGAAGGGCAGGTCCGGTTCCGTGCGCTCGCAGACGAGCGCAATGTGGTCGTGCTGAGCCACGGCGTCGCCGACCTGCATCCGTAA